From a region of the Lentilactobacillus curieae genome:
- a CDS encoding MerR family transcriptional regulator, translating into MKTYSISEVAEKYQLQASTLRYYEQLGLIFNVPRSHGRRIYNDNHLSRLSTICCFKNAGMNLTEIKELFELDSDSKNTELICNILAEREQKIAQTIAELQENQRHLNRKIAYYQAIKRAEETGKPRPEWKEYKQL; encoded by the coding sequence ATGAAAACTTACTCAATCAGTGAAGTTGCCGAAAAATATCAATTACAGGCCTCAACTTTGCGGTATTACGAACAACTTGGTCTGATATTTAACGTCCCTAGGAGTCATGGAAGACGCATCTATAACGATAATCATTTAAGCAGACTGAGTACGATTTGTTGCTTTAAAAACGCCGGCATGAACTTAACTGAGATTAAGGAACTTTTTGAGCTTGATTCTGACAGCAAAAATACCGAACTAATCTGCAATATTTTGGCTGAACGCGAGCAAAAGATAGCTCAGACAATTGCTGAACTGCAAGAGAATCAACGCCATCTGAATCGCAAAATTGCGTACTACCAAGCAATCAAAAGGGCAGAAGAAACTGGAAAACCCAGGCCAGAGTGGAAGGAATACAAGCAGTTGTAA
- the ybaK gene encoding Cys-tRNA(Pro) deacylase: MAKKKQKKAHKTLVEQILDKNKISFEQMEFPTHQEGDVAQLSVDHIGQDEHTIYKTLVLTGNNTGPVVGVLPVDKHLSYKKLAKASGNKKVGMVPLKDLLKTTGYEHGANTPVGIWEKFHYPIYIDQEAKEMGEIIVSSGQIGRSVKLNAEDLANLVHADFIDLEE, translated from the coding sequence ATGGCAAAAAAGAAGCAAAAGAAAGCTCACAAAACTTTAGTTGAACAGATTCTAGATAAAAACAAAATTTCGTTTGAACAAATGGAATTTCCAACCCATCAAGAGGGCGATGTCGCTCAACTCAGCGTTGATCACATTGGCCAAGATGAACACACGATTTACAAAACACTCGTGCTGACAGGAAATAACACTGGCCCAGTTGTTGGGGTTCTTCCGGTTGATAAGCACCTAAGTTACAAAAAATTAGCCAAGGCATCAGGAAACAAAAAGGTTGGTATGGTGCCCCTTAAAGACCTGCTAAAAACAACTGGTTACGAACATGGCGCTAACACTCCAGTCGGAATTTGGGAAAAATTCCATTACCCAATCTACATTGATCAAGAGGCCAAGGAAATGGGAGAAATCATTGTTTCTTCTGGTCAGATTGGCCGCTCAGTCAAGCTGAATGCGGAGGATTTAGCCAATCTCGTCCACGCTGATTTCATTGATTTAGAGGAGTAA
- a CDS encoding aldo/keto reductase translates to MSEITNNTYQLADGNSIPMMGFGTYLLDDAEKMDTAVKAAYEAGYRLFDTAQLYQNERLLGEAIRKLGISRDKIFITDKITEMNQGYDLTINSADYSLQQMGTDYFDLLLVHWPISDKFFDTWRAFEELKKQGKAKSIGVSNFTQAHLQLLKTQANEMPVLNQIETHPYLTQQPMIDFDKQESILTQAWSPLGRGLVLEDPMIKKIADHHDRSIAQVILRWQLQRGVAIIPKSKTVSRVKENIQLDFELSDDEMTMIDILDKNQRTGNEPELVYEKGKQY, encoded by the coding sequence ATGAGTGAAATTACAAACAATACATATCAATTAGCAGATGGCAACTCAATCCCAATGATGGGATTCGGAACGTACTTATTAGATGATGCTGAAAAAATGGATACAGCGGTTAAGGCGGCCTATGAAGCAGGATATCGTCTGTTTGATACAGCCCAGCTATACCAAAATGAGCGTTTACTCGGTGAAGCAATTAGAAAGTTAGGTATCAGTAGAGACAAGATTTTCATTACCGACAAAATCACCGAAATGAATCAGGGTTATGATCTAACAATCAATAGTGCAGACTATTCTCTCCAGCAGATGGGAACTGACTATTTTGACTTACTTTTGGTTCACTGGCCAATTTCAGATAAGTTTTTCGACACTTGGCGTGCCTTTGAAGAACTGAAAAAGCAAGGGAAAGCCAAATCCATTGGAGTATCAAACTTTACCCAAGCTCACTTGCAATTGTTAAAGACTCAAGCCAATGAGATGCCGGTACTTAACCAAATCGAAACTCATCCCTACTTAACCCAACAACCAATGATCGACTTTGATAAACAAGAGTCAATTTTGACACAAGCCTGGAGCCCTCTCGGCAGAGGCTTGGTCCTAGAAGATCCGATGATCAAAAAGATTGCTGATCATCATGACCGTTCAATTGCCCAAGTGATTTTAAGGTGGCAATTGCAACGTGGTGTAGCAATCATTCCGAAGTCAAAAACCGTTTCCCGCGTCAAAGAAAACATCCAACTGGACTTCGAGCTCAGCGATGACGAAATGACAATGATTGATATCCTCGACAAAAACCAAAGAACTGGTAATGAGCCAGAGCTGGTTTATGAGAAGGGTAAGCAATACTAA
- a CDS encoding HD domain-containing protein, translated as MNANLRKIDEFVRGELGHETSGHDYQHIKRVVNLAKLIIEGEPANEELVLISAYLHDVIDDKVTDNPEAKKAEIKKLLSSMGYQDEFISSVFSIIENMSYSANLKSKHVLSLEGQIVQDADRLDAIGAIGIARTFYFGGHFGEIMYDPRIMPRKEMDKTEYRKRNTVINHFYEKLLKLKDQLNTNTATEIAERRQQVMLDFLAEFYDEWNGKK; from the coding sequence ATGAACGCTAATTTAAGAAAAATTGATGAGTTTGTTAGAGGAGAGCTAGGCCACGAGACGTCTGGCCATGATTATCAACATATTAAGCGGGTGGTTAACCTTGCCAAATTGATAATCGAAGGTGAACCCGCAAACGAGGAACTTGTCTTGATATCAGCTTATCTTCACGATGTGATTGATGATAAGGTTACTGATAATCCAGAGGCCAAAAAGGCAGAAATCAAAAAATTATTATCATCGATGGGATATCAAGATGAATTTATTTCATCAGTCTTTAGCATTATTGAAAATATGTCATATAGTGCCAATTTAAAGTCAAAACACGTACTTTCACTAGAGGGACAAATTGTTCAGGACGCTGACCGCCTTGACGCCATTGGGGCGATTGGAATTGCCCGGACGTTTTATTTTGGCGGCCACTTTGGGGAGATAATGTATGATCCAAGAATCATGCCTCGCAAGGAAATGGATAAGACTGAGTACCGTAAGCGAAATACCGTGATTAACCATTTTTATGAAAAATTGTTGAAGTTAAAAGATCAGTTAAATACTAACACCGCAACAGAGATTGCCGAGAGACGCCAGCAGGTGATGCTCGATTTTCTGGCAGAATTTTACGATGAATGGAACGGCAAAAAATAA
- a CDS encoding peptide deformylase codes for MKQNIISDQAFLAQPSQPVTPADKQHVTDLIDTIKANSDRAVGLAANMIGVQKQIIVFQLGIMSVPMLNPKIISKTGKYVTTEGCLSLPGERETTRYSTITVRYQDQNFKQHTQEFTDFTAQIIQHEVDHCNGIII; via the coding sequence ATGAAACAAAACATTATTTCCGATCAAGCATTTTTAGCTCAGCCCTCCCAACCAGTCACTCCAGCTGACAAGCAACACGTCACCGATTTGATTGACACAATTAAAGCAAACTCAGACAGGGCCGTTGGCTTAGCTGCAAATATGATTGGTGTTCAAAAACAGATAATCGTATTCCAACTGGGAATTATGAGCGTTCCAATGCTAAATCCCAAAATTATCAGCAAGACAGGCAAGTACGTTACGACTGAAGGCTGTCTTTCCTTACCCGGAGAACGAGAAACTACCCGCTATTCCACAATTACCGTTAGATATCAGGATCAGAATTTTAAACAGCATACCCAGGAGTTCACTGATTTCACTGCCCAAATCATCCAGCATGAAGTCGATCACTGCAACGGAATAATTATTTAA
- a CDS encoding aldo/keto reductase: MYLANSKRYDQMKYNRVGKSGLKISALALGLWHNFGSVDDFENQKQIIHAAFDSGITYFDLANNYGPIPGSAEENFGRIMATDMKSYRDEMIIASKAGYVMWPGPYGDWGSRKSIIASADQSLQRMGLDYVDIFYTHRPDPETPVEETARALNQLVTEGKALYVGISNYNGKQTEEIAKVFEKLGTPFVISQPRYNMFNRTAESDLFPVLKKLGKAAVGFSSLSQGLLTDKYLNGVPSDSRASKSSSPFLSPAQVEETVATVKQLNELAGQRGQTLAEMALAWNLREPEVASVLIGASRPEQIADNVAALKNLEFSTDELKEIDQILDRQGKIDWDKR, from the coding sequence ATGTATCTAGCTAATAGCAAGCGTTATGATCAGATGAAATACAATCGAGTTGGCAAAAGCGGGTTAAAGATTTCCGCATTAGCTTTAGGACTTTGGCACAATTTTGGTAGTGTTGATGACTTTGAAAACCAAAAGCAGATTATTCATGCGGCGTTTGATTCCGGAATCACTTACTTTGATTTGGCAAACAATTACGGACCAATTCCTGGAAGTGCAGAGGAGAACTTCGGTCGAATCATGGCAACGGATATGAAATCGTACCGAGATGAAATGATTATTGCTTCAAAGGCGGGTTATGTGATGTGGCCGGGACCATATGGAGATTGGGGTTCACGCAAGAGTATTATCGCCAGTGCTGATCAATCCTTGCAGCGGATGGGACTAGACTATGTCGATATCTTTTATACCCATCGCCCTGATCCCGAAACACCAGTGGAAGAAACTGCAAGAGCGTTGAACCAGTTAGTAACTGAAGGAAAGGCACTTTATGTAGGAATTTCCAATTATAATGGCAAACAAACCGAAGAAATTGCCAAGGTGTTTGAAAAATTAGGCACCCCATTTGTGATTTCTCAGCCAAGATACAATATGTTTAACCGAACTGCTGAATCTGACCTATTTCCAGTTCTTAAGAAACTTGGGAAGGCTGCAGTCGGCTTTAGTTCACTATCACAAGGGTTGCTGACGGATAAGTACCTAAATGGTGTTCCAAGTGATTCTCGGGCAAGCAAGAGTTCAAGTCCATTCTTAAGTCCTGCTCAAGTCGAAGAGACTGTAGCGACCGTTAAACAGTTAAATGAATTGGCAGGTCAACGAGGACAAACTTTAGCAGAGATGGCCTTGGCTTGGAATTTGAGAGAGCCTGAGGTGGCGAGCGTCTTAATTGGAGCAAGTCGTCCAGAACAAATTGCGGATAATGTAGCTGCATTAAAGAATCTTGAATTTTCTACCGATGAATTAAAAGAAATTGATCAAATCCTTGATCGACAGGGTAAAATCGATTGGGATAAGCGATAG
- the adhE gene encoding bifunctional acetaldehyde-CoA/alcohol dehydrogenase: protein MIENKVENKKTTDVDTMINGLVEKAQKALEIMDSFDQEKVDYITHQMVMAGQDKHMDLAIMAAEETGRGVAEDKAIKNMYATEEIWHSIREHKTVGVIKDDRERQLITVAEPLGVLAGITPVTNPTSTALFKSIIAMKTRNPIIFSFHPQALKSSIAAAKVVRDAAIAAGAPEGAIQWITEPSIEATNKLINHPGVASTLATGGPGMVKAAYSTGKPALGVGPGNGPVYIEKTANILRAVNDLVLSKTFDNGMICATENSAIIDADIYDVVKHELERNGVFFVKKADHKKLSETMFNQEKGNVLGPIAGQPAKKIAEMAGIKVPDNTKVLAVEINKIGIKEPLSGEKLSPVISVFKSADHKEAFDLAEKLLNYGGLGHTAAIQTTDDDLALEYGKKMKAARVLVNTPGGFGGIGNLYNEMTPSLTLGTGSWGANSISHNVTDYDLLNIKTIAKRRNNMQWVKLPRVYFEKTSIRYLDDMPGINKVFIVTTPGMVEHGYVDKVLDELKRRPNEIQYSLFSDVEPDPSTDTVNKGVAQMRAFEPDTIIALGGGSPLDAAKNMWLFYEDPDTSFFGAKQKFIDIRKRAYRFNKPRKAQMIAIPTTSGTGSEVTPFAVITDSKTHVKYPLADYALTPDVAIVDPQFVETVPKGTVAASGLDTLCHGIESFVSTMASDYTRPLSLQAIKLVFENLEKSYQGDADARAEMHNAATLAGMAFGNAFLGINHSIAHKLGGEFGLTHGIAIAITMPHVIRFNAKLPEKIAVWPKYEYFRANKDYAEIARYIGLSGKNDEELIEALVNKIIDLAHKVGVTLSLKAWGVDKKQFEKAVDRLSVLAYEDQCTTANPKEPLMADLKQIMIDEYDGKGVEKKK from the coding sequence ATGATTGAGAACAAAGTAGAAAACAAAAAAACAACTGATGTAGATACAATGATCAATGGTTTAGTTGAAAAAGCTCAAAAAGCTCTCGAGATTATGGATTCGTTTGACCAAGAAAAAGTCGATTACATTACACACCAAATGGTTATGGCTGGCCAAGACAAGCATATGGACCTTGCCATTATGGCAGCTGAAGAAACTGGCCGTGGTGTTGCAGAAGATAAAGCAATTAAAAACATGTATGCCACAGAAGAAATTTGGCACAGCATTCGCGAACACAAGACTGTTGGGGTTATCAAAGATGACCGCGAACGTCAATTGATTACTGTTGCAGAACCTCTTGGTGTTTTAGCCGGAATTACTCCAGTTACTAACCCAACTTCAACTGCATTGTTTAAGTCAATTATCGCAATGAAGACAAGAAACCCAATCATCTTTAGTTTCCACCCACAAGCATTGAAGTCATCAATTGCAGCCGCAAAGGTTGTCCGTGATGCCGCAATTGCTGCTGGTGCTCCTGAAGGTGCAATCCAATGGATTACAGAACCAAGTATTGAAGCTACTAACAAGTTGATCAACCACCCAGGCGTTGCCTCAACATTAGCAACTGGTGGTCCCGGCATGGTTAAGGCAGCTTACTCAACTGGTAAACCAGCCTTAGGTGTTGGTCCTGGTAATGGTCCCGTATATATCGAAAAGACTGCTAACATTCTTCGCGCAGTTAACGATTTAGTTCTTTCAAAGACTTTTGATAACGGAATGATTTGTGCCACTGAAAACAGTGCCATTATCGATGCAGATATTTACGATGTTGTTAAACATGAATTGGAAAGAAATGGTGTATTCTTCGTTAAGAAGGCAGATCACAAGAAACTTTCTGAAACAATGTTTAACCAAGAAAAAGGAAATGTTCTTGGACCAATCGCTGGTCAACCAGCTAAGAAGATTGCTGAAATGGCCGGAATTAAAGTTCCTGACAACACTAAAGTGTTAGCCGTTGAAATTAACAAGATTGGAATCAAGGAACCACTTTCAGGTGAAAAACTTTCACCAGTTATCAGTGTCTTCAAGTCAGCTGATCATAAAGAAGCATTTGACCTTGCTGAAAAATTATTGAACTATGGTGGTCTCGGACACACTGCTGCTATTCAAACTACCGACGATGACTTGGCACTTGAATACGGTAAGAAGATGAAGGCAGCCAGAGTTCTAGTTAACACACCAGGTGGTTTTGGTGGAATTGGTAACTTGTACAACGAAATGACACCATCACTTACTTTAGGTACTGGTTCATGGGGTGCTAACTCAATTTCTCATAACGTTACTGATTACGATCTACTAAACATCAAAACTATCGCAAAGAGACGAAATAATATGCAATGGGTTAAATTACCAAGAGTTTACTTTGAAAAGACTTCTATTCGCTACCTCGATGACATGCCAGGCATCAACAAGGTATTCATCGTAACCACACCAGGTATGGTTGAACATGGATACGTTGATAAGGTTCTGGATGAATTGAAACGTCGTCCTAACGAAATTCAATACTCACTCTTCTCAGATGTTGAACCAGACCCATCAACTGATACAGTTAACAAGGGTGTTGCTCAAATGCGTGCCTTTGAACCTGATACCATTATTGCTTTAGGTGGTGGTTCACCACTTGATGCCGCTAAGAACATGTGGTTGTTCTACGAAGATCCAGATACTAGCTTCTTCGGCGCAAAGCAAAAGTTCATTGATATCAGAAAACGTGCTTACCGCTTTAACAAGCCACGTAAGGCCCAAATGATTGCTATCCCAACTACTTCAGGTACTGGTTCAGAAGTAACTCCATTTGCTGTTATTACTGACTCAAAGACCCATGTTAAGTACCCATTAGCTGACTACGCATTGACTCCAGACGTTGCCATTGTCGACCCTCAATTCGTTGAAACTGTACCAAAGGGAACAGTTGCGGCATCAGGACTTGATACTCTTTGCCACGGAATTGAATCATTCGTTTCAACTATGGCTTCAGATTACACAAGACCATTGTCACTACAAGCAATCAAGTTAGTATTTGAAAACTTGGAAAAATCATACCAAGGTGATGCTGACGCCCGTGCAGAAATGCATAACGCAGCTACCCTTGCAGGTATGGCATTCGGTAACGCATTCCTAGGAATCAACCACTCAATTGCCCACAAACTTGGTGGAGAATTTGGTTTGACCCACGGAATTGCAATTGCAATCACTATGCCACACGTAATCAGATTTAATGCTAAATTACCAGAAAAGATCGCCGTATGGCCTAAGTACGAATACTTCCGCGCAAACAAAGACTACGCAGAAATTGCTCGTTACATTGGCTTGAGTGGTAAGAATGATGAAGAATTGATCGAAGCTTTGGTTAACAAGATTATTGACCTTGCTCACAAAGTTGGCGTAACTCTAAGCTTAAAGGCATGGGGTGTCGACAAGAAGCAATTTGAAAAGGCTGTTGACCGTCTCTCAGTTCTTGCTTACGAAGATCAATGTACTACTGCTAATCCAAAGGAACCATTGATGGCTGATTTGAAGCAAATCATGATCGATGAATACGATGGAAAAGGCGTTGAAAAGAAAAAATAA
- a CDS encoding HAD-IC family P-type ATPase: MAAIKLSDVNVEQGLTTSQVHQQIEAGNKNIAEQSLTRSVKQILSDNIFTLFNLINVVLGALVFYTGSYKNLLFLGIAFFNTVIGIIQEIRSKRQVDKMVLLAEGKNVVIRDGKEVEVLSEEIVLGDIVQLSRGDQVPVDGQVVASRSMQVDESQITGEAKTITKEKADELTSGSYLVGGSGKMLVTKVGKDTFVNHLSDEAKQGKDAPSILLNTINRIIKVLTFVIIPLGIILFMVKLNQGLGINRSILGTVAAMIGMIPEGLVLLTSMTLAVSAMALARKRTLVRDLPAIEALARVDTICLDKTGTITSGDLKFERLIPMAAGISDDQLRKIVATISYGTGDSNETAMAIKSEIADPNQEVSKVEAFSSERKWSGVEVAGQGAFILGAPQFIFKNLDTKVQSQIDQEAKNGYRVLAVAKADQLETEKSLPTPELLGLLLISDVIRPNAQSTFDFFRNQDVDIKVISGDDPVTVSTIANNAGISNARDYIDMSKVSDDDDFGKLASENVVFGRVTPDQKKRLISGLQEDKHTVAMTGDGVNDILALRQADCGIAMASGSESTKSIADFVLIDSNFDAMIGVLNEGRRVINNIQRVAAMYLIKTMYSVALSILFMFFQNNYPFEPIQLTPITTLMVGIPSFVLALQPNFARITNQFMRQVLIISAPAAACIVGYIVIIQGIGVIFGLNYRFTSTLCVLITGAICWLALVLVSRPFNRLKIALDVAVLAAFLLIVVFFNNLFSLVSLFNPVVWWIAIPLIATAYPIYLFAQGLISKIMDARERRRLKKSHV, encoded by the coding sequence ATGGCCGCCATTAAATTATCAGATGTGAATGTTGAACAGGGCTTAACCACGAGTCAAGTTCATCAACAAATCGAAGCTGGAAACAAAAACATTGCAGAACAGTCGCTGACAAGAAGCGTTAAACAGATTCTGTCAGATAACATCTTCACGTTGTTCAACTTAATCAACGTGGTCCTTGGAGCTCTGGTGTTTTATACGGGTAGTTATAAGAACCTACTCTTCCTGGGAATTGCCTTTTTCAATACAGTAATCGGTATTATCCAAGAAATTCGTTCGAAGCGTCAGGTCGACAAGATGGTGCTTTTGGCCGAAGGTAAAAACGTTGTTATTAGGGATGGTAAGGAAGTTGAAGTTCTGTCTGAAGAAATTGTTTTGGGTGACATTGTTCAACTATCCCGTGGAGACCAAGTCCCTGTGGATGGCCAAGTGGTTGCGAGCCGGTCAATGCAGGTTGATGAGTCGCAAATTACTGGTGAGGCCAAGACCATCACTAAGGAAAAGGCGGATGAACTAACTTCTGGTAGTTATCTTGTTGGTGGCTCTGGAAAAATGTTGGTAACTAAAGTTGGAAAAGATACTTTTGTTAACCACCTTTCTGACGAAGCCAAACAGGGTAAAGATGCTCCAAGTATTTTATTGAATACTATCAACAGAATCATCAAGGTGTTAACCTTCGTCATTATTCCTTTAGGGATTATTTTGTTTATGGTTAAGCTCAATCAGGGATTGGGGATTAATCGCTCCATTTTAGGAACCGTTGCTGCGATGATTGGAATGATCCCAGAAGGATTAGTTCTATTAACCTCGATGACACTGGCAGTTTCAGCAATGGCTTTGGCTCGGAAACGGACGTTGGTTCGTGACCTTCCCGCAATTGAAGCGTTAGCTCGTGTTGACACAATTTGTTTGGATAAAACCGGAACAATCACCAGTGGTGATTTGAAATTTGAGCGCTTGATTCCGATGGCAGCTGGAATTTCAGATGATCAGCTGAGAAAGATAGTTGCCACCATTTCGTACGGAACGGGTGACAGTAACGAAACGGCAATGGCGATTAAGTCAGAAATCGCTGATCCTAATCAAGAAGTTTCAAAAGTTGAAGCATTTTCTTCGGAACGTAAATGGAGTGGGGTCGAGGTTGCCGGTCAAGGAGCCTTTATCCTCGGAGCTCCCCAATTTATCTTTAAAAACTTAGATACAAAGGTTCAATCTCAAATCGATCAGGAAGCCAAAAACGGCTATCGGGTTTTAGCTGTAGCTAAAGCTGATCAGTTAGAGACGGAAAAATCATTACCTACCCCAGAACTTTTGGGATTGTTGTTGATTAGTGACGTTATTCGTCCAAATGCTCAAAGCACGTTTGATTTCTTTAGAAATCAGGATGTAGATATTAAGGTGATTTCAGGGGATGATCCGGTCACTGTTTCTACCATCGCCAATAACGCTGGCATTAGCAACGCGCGTGACTATATTGATATGTCGAAGGTTAGCGATGACGATGATTTTGGCAAACTTGCTTCAGAAAACGTTGTGTTTGGTCGGGTAACTCCAGATCAGAAAAAACGGTTGATCAGTGGACTCCAAGAAGATAAACATACCGTGGCGATGACGGGTGATGGTGTTAACGATATTTTGGCACTGAGACAGGCTGACTGTGGAATTGCCATGGCATCTGGAAGTGAGAGTACTAAAAGTATTGCGGACTTTGTTTTGATTGATTCCAATTTTGATGCCATGATTGGGGTTCTGAACGAAGGTCGGCGGGTTATTAATAACATCCAACGGGTCGCCGCAATGTATTTGATTAAGACAATGTACTCCGTTGCGTTATCGATTCTCTTCATGTTTTTCCAAAACAATTATCCATTTGAACCAATCCAGTTAACACCGATTACGACCTTAATGGTAGGAATCCCATCGTTTGTACTGGCATTACAGCCAAACTTTGCAAGAATCACTAACCAGTTTATGCGCCAAGTGTTGATTATTTCCGCACCAGCGGCGGCATGTATCGTCGGGTACATCGTGATCATTCAAGGAATTGGGGTTATTTTTGGACTAAACTATCGCTTTACCTCAACGCTGTGTGTTTTGATTACAGGGGCAATTTGCTGGCTGGCGTTAGTGTTGGTATCGCGGCCATTCAACCGTTTAAAGATTGCTTTAGATGTGGCCGTACTGGCGGCATTCTTGCTAATTGTAGTGTTCTTTAATAACTTATTCTCGCTAGTTTCACTGTTTAATCCGGTTGTCTGGTGGATTGCAATTCCACTGATTGCCACAGCATATCCAATCTATTTATTTGCCCAGGGATTAATCAGCAAGATTATGGATGCCCGGGAGCGAAGAAGATTGAAGAAAAGCCACGTTTAA
- a CDS encoding GntR family transcriptional regulator — MVDLVYRNIMTDLKRRIENNEFKNKRLPDERSLSESYGVSRSSVKRALNVLANQGIIFKKRGSGTFINPLYQKNQSIFQYEGSNLGVTDSFKSNGKIPQIKLLDFKVVTADEDLQTELFLKPGDFVYQIKRLRTFEDQPFMIELGYIPIRVAPELTKEVVEGSIFNYFEDTTGKSVTKSFMSIKAEPSRDEDHELLGLKPVEPVGVMEGIFFLDDGTPFEVSNMRLHYKYLNYNTFVDLDD; from the coding sequence ATGGTGGATTTAGTTTATCGCAATATTATGACCGACTTAAAGCGGCGAATTGAGAATAACGAATTCAAAAATAAGCGGTTACCTGATGAACGAAGCCTTAGTGAGTCCTACGGGGTGAGCCGAAGTTCCGTTAAACGAGCTCTTAATGTGCTTGCAAATCAGGGAATCATTTTTAAAAAACGGGGATCAGGTACGTTTATCAACCCACTGTATCAAAAGAACCAGTCTATTTTTCAGTACGAAGGATCAAATTTGGGGGTTACCGATAGTTTTAAGAGCAACGGCAAGATTCCCCAAATTAAATTGTTAGATTTCAAAGTCGTAACTGCGGACGAAGATTTACAAACGGAGTTGTTTTTGAAACCGGGGGATTTTGTGTACCAAATCAAGCGGCTTAGAACGTTTGAAGATCAACCGTTTATGATTGAGTTAGGCTATATCCCAATTCGGGTTGCCCCAGAATTGACTAAAGAAGTCGTTGAGGGTTCAATCTTTAATTATTTTGAAGATACGACTGGAAAATCAGTTACGAAATCGTTTATGTCAATTAAGGCCGAACCTTCCAGGGATGAAGACCATGAACTTCTTGGGCTGAAACCAGTGGAACCGGTTGGGGTGATGGAAGGAATTTTCTTCCTTGATGATGGAACCCCATTTGAGGTTTCAAACATGCGACTCCACTATAAATATTTAAATTACAATACGTTCGTCGATTTAGACGATTAG
- a CDS encoding DUF1836 domain-containing protein — MTDKEAQYQKWEQDLKKVELPLWSELPKFDLYMDQVTAFVNGVLGQIGISPVTPAMVNNYVKNKAIIAPVKKKYQTMQIADIIMISLLKPAFSLGTIRHAIDQVTANMYPQQAYDNFIKRLTFSFKNIDNISNRALEEKDLNEKLMQVAANVVIDRVQSEKLLDIIKKPLPQLKS, encoded by the coding sequence ATGACAGATAAAGAAGCTCAATATCAAAAGTGGGAACAGGACCTAAAAAAGGTAGAACTGCCCTTGTGGTCAGAACTACCAAAGTTTGATTTATACATGGATCAAGTGACGGCGTTTGTTAATGGAGTTCTTGGACAAATTGGCATCTCTCCAGTAACTCCAGCGATGGTCAACAACTACGTAAAAAATAAGGCAATAATTGCCCCAGTTAAGAAAAAGTACCAGACAATGCAAATTGCGGACATCATTATGATTAGTTTGCTTAAACCAGCGTTTTCTTTGGGCACCATTCGGCATGCAATCGATCAGGTTACTGCTAACATGTATCCTCAGCAGGCATATGATAATTTTATAAAGCGGCTGACTTTTTCATTTAAGAACATCGATAATATTTCTAATCGTGCTTTAGAAGAAAAAGATTTGAACGAAAAATTAATGCAAGTTGCAGCCAATGTTGTTATAGATAGGGTCCAATCTGAGAAACTTTTGGATATAATCAAGAAGCCATTACCGCAACTGAAGAGCTAG